ACACTCTGGATCCTGAGAAGACCATTTATGAAGTGATCTCCGGCGGCAGTGATACCCTTTTGCTGGGGGGCAGGGAAATTAATGCCCGGGCCTATGTCGGGAAATTTAACTTCTCCGGCTCAGACCAGCAGAAAAAAGTAAAAGATATTTCAGGTGGTGAACGCAACCGGGTGCATATGGCCACCATGCTGCAAAAAGAAGCGAATCTGCTGCTTTTGGACGAACCGACCAATGACCTGGATGTCAACACCATGCGGGCATTGGAAGAAGCCCTTGAAAGCTTTGCCGGATGCGCTGTGATCATAAGCCATGACCGCTGGTTCCTGGACCGCCTTGCCACCCATATCCTGGCCTTTGAAGGCGACAGCCAGACCCTGTTTTTTGAAGGATCTTATTCAGACTATGAAAAGGATCGCAGAAAACGGCTGGGTATCAAAGAAAACCAGCCCACAAGGATAAAATACCGGCAACTGACCCGGTAAATAGAAAATAAATAGTTCCGGCGGGCAAACAGGCCTGCCGGGGCTGTTTTTTCAACACCTATGCCGTCTGCAACCATGACCACCACCGCCTTACGCCATACCCGGGGCCTGATTCTAATCCATATTGCGGTTTTTCTGTTCGGATTTTCCGGGCTATTCGGTAAATTTCTGGACTGCACGCCATTGTGGATTGTTCTGGGTCGTACGATTTTCGCAAGTTTTGCACTGATTATCTATGCAAAACTGTTTTCCTGCACCAGTCTTAAAGTGGCAACGTCAAAGGATTTGGGCTTTTTTGCCCTGCAAGGTATTTTGCTGGCCCTGCACTGGCTCAGCTTCTTTGCCGCTATTCAAGTCTCTTCGGTGGCTGTGGGCTTGATAACCTTTTCCACTTTCCCCTTATTTGTCACCTTTATGGAACCCCTTTTTTTTAAAGAGCCGTTCAAAAAAGTTGACGTGCTGACAGCTATTGCCGTATTTGGCGGAATTATTCTTGTGGTGCCGGATATGGACCTTTCCAACAAAGTGACCTTAGGAAGTTTTTATGGCCTTATTTCCGGATTTACCTTTGCCGTATTAGGCCTTGTCAATCGCAGGAATGCAAGGCGTTGCCATCCGGTTTCAGCCGCTTTTTACCAGAATCTGTTCGCTGCTTTAAGCCTTATAACGCCTGTACTGGTTATCCAAACACCGCCACCAACTCCCCACGATCTCTTTTTGCTTGCTCTTCTCGGTGTGGTTTTCACAGCCCTTGCCCATGCTTGCTTTATCACAGGACTTATCCGTATCAGGGTGCAAACAGCGTCTGTTATTGCAGGTATGGAACCTGTGTACGGTATTTTGTTTGCGTTTATTCTGCTTGGTGAAATACCCAATTTTTCAACCCTTGCGGGCGGAATACTGATTATAGGTGCAGTCATAAGTGCCGGGCTTTTAGAAAAAACAAAAAACCCGGTATAAAGCTAAGCTTTATACCGGGTTTGAGATCACAGGAAAGTCAAAGGCTAAAACACAAGAACTGCCATAATTTATCGGCGGTGGAATTACATTAATTCATCAGACCTGCTGATCAAACAAAAATCCGGCAAGATCACTCATTTTATCCTGTAAAGAGAGCATCTCATCGGATGGAAACTGACGGATCAGCTCTTCGGATTCCTTATCGAAGATCTTAACAACGATTTCGTTGTTCTCTTCATCAACCGAAAAGCTTAATTTGGTTTGAATGGTCTCTGACATCTCCTGAAAAGATTCGACCACCTCTTTGACCTCTTCAGTGGTCATTTGAGTCTCACTGGTTTTGTTGGTGGATTCTTTATTTTCCTTTGGTTCGGTATTTTCAACATTTCTCTGTGCATTTTGAAGCTTGTCTACAGACATCAAAGGCGTTCTTTCCTGGGTGGTTTCATGTGCCGTAAGCGATTTTGCGGTCATGTTCATTGTTCTTGTGTCTCCTGTCGTTATAAGTTGCCGGTTGTAAAAGGCAGTCTATTTCTCTTTGTCTACTAAACCTTTAGACTATTATTCGGACATATTTTGAATATTCTTTAATAAAAAAACAATTTTTCGATACTATTCTCTTAAAAAAAATAACGATCACGGCAATCACATAATTCAAGTCCGGTTGCATATTCGACATCTAATCCGCCTTATCCATTAGAAAATATGGTTGCATAATTGCAAATATTATTTAAATTGTGTCTTTTAAGCTCTTAAATAATGGATAATCTCCTGGTGGCAATAATGCAATGTCAGTCGAATAAAACCATAGACAAAGTTTGCAAAAAAGCGTTTGATATGATTTAAATTAGATTCAAATATAAAAGGATTCTCCGACATGTCCCAAAATGATAGAAACACCCCGTTAAACATTGACACCACAAAAATCATCCTGGATTCAATTTCAGACGGGGTCTTTACCATTGACTACAACTGGAAAATCACCTCTTTTAACACGGCTGCCGAGGAGATTACCGGCATACGCAGGCAAGATGCCATCGGTTGTCATTGCTGGGATGTCTTCCGCTCCAACATGTGTGAACAAGGCTGTGCCCTGAAAAAAACAATGAATCAGGGCAAACCGTTTGTATCAAGTTCTGCATATATCATTAACAACCAGCAAAAAAAAATTCCGATCACGGCCTCAACCTCCCTGCTCATTGATAAAGATGGTGAAGTGCTGGGCGGGGTGGAAACCTTCAGGGATCACTCTGTGGTGGAAGCCTTAAGAAAGGAACTGACCGGCGGGATCCGGGTGGGTGACATGGTGAGCAACTCCAGTGCCATGAAAAATATTTTCAATATCCTTCCTCAGATTGCTGAAAGCGACTCATCTGTCCTGATCGAAGGAGAAACAGGCACTGGAAAAGAGTTGATGGCAAAGGCCATTCACAACACAAGTCACAGAAAAGATGCACCTTTTGTGGCCATCAACTGTGGGGCTCTGCCGGATACATTGCTGGAATCGGAATTGTTTGGCTACAAAAAAGGGGCATTTACCCATGCAGTAAAAGACAAGCCCGGCCATTTTGCCCTGGCAGACAATGGTACGATATTTCTGGATGAAATCGCCGATACAAGCCCAGCCTTTCAGGTCAGACTGCTTAGGGTACTTCAGGAACGCGAATACACGCCCCTTGGCGGTATCACGAAAGAGCAATCAAATGTCAGAATTATTGCCGCCACCAATAAAAATTTGACTACCATGGTGGAAAACAAGGAATTTCGTCAGGACCTTTATTACCGGATCAATGTAATTAAAATATCCCTGCCGCCCCTACGACATAGAATGGAGGATATCCCCTACCTTGTAGACCAATTCATCTCCCGCTTGAACCTGCGCCGAAACAAAATGATCCAAGGGCTTTCCCCTGAAGTGCTTGCGGCATTCATGGCCCATGATTTTCCCGGAAATATCAGGGAACTGGAAAACATCATAGAACACGCCTTTGTTTTGTGTTCAAAAGAGTTTATCGCCATGGCGCATTTACCACCGTCCCTTGTTGCCAAATCAAATTCAAAAGTCGGTGATAACAAAAATCCGGTGGTCGCAGCGCAAATCCAAATGATTACAGACGCGTTAAAACGAAACAATAATAACAGAAACGCCGCGGCCCGGGATTTAGGGATACACAAAAGTACACTGTTCAGACGAATTAAAAAATTAGGCATCCAATTATAAAAGAGATTATCCTTGCAACCCCTAAACGCTTACAAGTCTCTTTTTTGCAACAACAAAGGCGTCCCTGAAATTTGTTTGTGGTATAACATACAAGCCAGGCAGGAGGTTGCTGCTGTTGCTCCCCATCCAAGGCAGTTAAGGCACACGCTTTGCATTTATAAAACCGGCAAAAAAGAGTCCTAAGAGGAGGAGATCATGAAAATTGCTATTACCACTTGGGGAAACCGTGTCTCTCCTGTATTTGACGCCGCACAAACACTTTTAATAGCAGACATTGAAAATCATAGCATTCATAGCAAAAAATATGAATCTTTCAAGCCGGCCGATATCATCGCCTTGGCAGCGCTTTTAAATCGTGAAAACGTTAAGGCCCTGGTTTGCGGTGCAATTTCAGAAACCTATGCAGCCCGCCTTGCTGAAAACAGAATTCGCATGTTTGCCTTTGTCACCGGCAATGCTATGGATATACTCAATTGCCTGGCAGCGCACAATATCATTAAACCAGCCTTTATAATGCCCGGGTGCACATCGACATCGGTTTCAGGAATGCCTCTATCCTGATATGCATATTACAATATGGGAGCAAGTTTTTAGCAATCAGGCCTTGCGAATCATGCCCATATAAATGGCGGCCAGAACGACACAAACCCCAAGCCAGCCCATCATACCGGTCAGCCGGTCAAAAAACACCACATCCCATACAAATGACAAAGCAGGCTGCAGTAACAAAATCAGTCCTGCCCTAGAGGCATCCACCCTGGGAAGATAATGGGAAATGATGACCCAGGCCAGTCCCTGGGACAAGAGACCCAGACCGGCTAAAGCAGCTAAAGATGAAAGATCCGGAATCGCAAAGGAGCGTCCTATACACACAGCGATAGTTCCAATAATAAGGGCACAAAACCCCGTCATGACTACCTGGTAAAGAAACATGGGAACATTATCCCCTGAGTGAACGATGCGCATAAGCAAAAGAAAAACACTGTAACTTAAGGCCGTTATAATGCCTAACCCTACGCCGGTCAAATACTCAGGTGTCAGCACCGCCATATCCATGCCGATAATCAGATACAACCCCAAAATCGCCAGTGGCAATGAGATTATATATGTCGTACCCAGTTTTTCTTTGAACAAACATACGCCGACCAGGGCCATAATAAAAACCTGCAGATTTCCAAGAATGGTGGCAAGACCCGGCCCCACATATCCAATACAAAAATGCCATGCGATAAGATCAACAGCAAAAAAAAGCCCGCACCCCATAGCAACCAGACAGGGTTTAAGCCCAATCTGTTTAAATTCATGATTTAAACTACAAG
This window of the uncultured Desulfobacter sp. genome carries:
- a CDS encoding DMT family transporter: MPSATMTTTALRHTRGLILIHIAVFLFGFSGLFGKFLDCTPLWIVLGRTIFASFALIIYAKLFSCTSLKVATSKDLGFFALQGILLALHWLSFFAAIQVSSVAVGLITFSTFPLFVTFMEPLFFKEPFKKVDVLTAIAVFGGIILVVPDMDLSNKVTLGSFYGLISGFTFAVLGLVNRRNARRCHPVSAAFYQNLFAALSLITPVLVIQTPPPTPHDLFLLALLGVVFTALAHACFITGLIRIRVQTASVIAGMEPVYGILFAFILLGEIPNFSTLAGGILIIGAVISAGLLEKTKNPV
- a CDS encoding flagellar protein FlaG, whose amino-acid sequence is MNMTAKSLTAHETTQERTPLMSVDKLQNAQRNVENTEPKENKESTNKTSETQMTTEEVKEVVESFQEMSETIQTKLSFSVDEENNEIVVKIFDKESEELIRQFPSDEMLSLQDKMSDLAGFLFDQQV
- a CDS encoding sigma 54-interacting transcriptional regulator; translated protein: MSQNDRNTPLNIDTTKIILDSISDGVFTIDYNWKITSFNTAAEEITGIRRQDAIGCHCWDVFRSNMCEQGCALKKTMNQGKPFVSSSAYIINNQQKKIPITASTSLLIDKDGEVLGGVETFRDHSVVEALRKELTGGIRVGDMVSNSSAMKNIFNILPQIAESDSSVLIEGETGTGKELMAKAIHNTSHRKDAPFVAINCGALPDTLLESELFGYKKGAFTHAVKDKPGHFALADNGTIFLDEIADTSPAFQVRLLRVLQEREYTPLGGITKEQSNVRIIAATNKNLTTMVENKEFRQDLYYRINVIKISLPPLRHRMEDIPYLVDQFISRLNLRRNKMIQGLSPEVLAAFMAHDFPGNIRELENIIEHAFVLCSKEFIAMAHLPPSLVAKSNSKVGDNKNPVVAAQIQMITDALKRNNNNRNAAARDLGIHKSTLFRRIKKLGIQL
- a CDS encoding NifB/NifX family molybdenum-iron cluster-binding protein, whose protein sequence is MKIAITTWGNRVSPVFDAAQTLLIADIENHSIHSKKYESFKPADIIALAALLNRENVKALVCGAISETYAARLAENRIRMFAFVTGNAMDILNCLAAHNIIKPAFIMPGCTSTSVSGMPLS
- a CDS encoding DMT family transporter → MTTFVSRPIAGIFLGAIIISFSSVMVALSHVNPLISAFYRVFWGCLFLLVPCSLNHEFKQIGLKPCLVAMGCGLFFAVDLIAWHFCIGYVGPGLATILGNLQVFIMALVGVCLFKEKLGTTYIISLPLAILGLYLIIGMDMAVLTPEYLTGVGLGIITALSYSVFLLLMRIVHSGDNVPMFLYQVVMTGFCALIIGTIAVCIGRSFAIPDLSSLAALAGLGLLSQGLAWVIISHYLPRVDASRAGLILLLQPALSFVWDVVFFDRLTGMMGWLGVCVVLAAIYMGMIRKA